DNA sequence from the Sesamum indicum cultivar Zhongzhi No. 13 unplaced genomic scaffold, S_indicum_v1.0 C00478, whole genome shotgun sequence genome:
aatatatatatataaatagaatgaATCACACAAAATCTACACACTATCTGATCCAGCGATGCAATAATTACTGAGAGCAAAGTGTTGACAGCTTAAAAGGGGTATCAGAAGATCTCTCTGATTCCATACCagtttttagtttcttttccttttctttaattttctttgcagactacaaatcaagaaacacaaaagaaaacacGCAGTAGTAGGTTTGTAAGAAAGATGGGAAGCAATTATTATGGAGAAGGAAACCCGGGGAATGAAAGAGGTTCAGGgttttcatcttcatcttcatcgtCTTCGTCATCacgaaaagggaaaaaggGCAGTTCAGATAAGCCTAAGCAGCCGCAGAGAGGACTTGGGGTTGCCCAGCTTGAGAAGATCAGGTTGCATAGTCAACTGGGCTCCAATTATCTTCCTCCTGTTCATAACCCTTATGCCCCCAGTTTCAGCCAGGTACTTGTCTTGATTTTCTCCTGTTTTACTAGCTGATAGATTTTcgaatattcatttttctttctgttggGGGGATTCGTGCAGTTTTAATCTGTTGAACAAAACTGCAGGAGGATATCAGGCTGCAGACAGCCTACTCATCGTCCTCTTCGTCGTTGTCCCATTCTTCGTCATCCTCACCTTCTAATTATGGCTTTCGGGGACCCCATGCCGTCGTGGTAGGGCTAGCTTCcgttttactttttcttgaaaCCTGGCAAACTCAAACAGGGAATTGCGGATCAGGGTTTTGAGTAACAAATGAATTTGAGATTAGTCGATAGATACAGGAGACAGTAATTAATTGGGATTCGTATTCATTCTTATAGTTTCGGTTTCTGATTCTTATCATGTCATAATCATTGTCTCATTATCATATCTCCTGTCCCTTGAAAAGGATTGGATTCTTGAGcttataattaaccctaagcCTGAGCCAAAAAGTTTGTACCAGATTCCAAAATTTCTGAGGAAGTGGAACAACACCTGTTAGCTTGGAGgattgaaaagaaattgtGGGCTTAAACTGTACCGTCTTGACTTGTTTTAATGTGCTTTTACTTGCTTATCTTTGCAATCTACCCAACAATGATTAAATCTACCAAACATGGTCTTGTCTCAGATGGGCTTGCCAGATTTAGATAGGACAAATATCAGATATGGAGATACCCAATCCAGCAGTACTATTTCAAGGTtggttttgattgtttttccTGATATATAAATCAAGC
Encoded proteins:
- the LOC105155180 gene encoding protein SPEAR3-like isoform X2; the protein is MGSNYYGEGNPGNERGSGFSSSSSSSSSSRKGKKGSSDKPKQPQRGLGVAQLEKIRLHSQLGSNYLPPVHNPYAPSFSQEDIRLQTAYSSSSSSLSHSSSSSPSNYGFRGPHAVVMGLPDLDRTNIRYGDTQSSSTISRFLILNLHLNQMAFGQCRLGNSTFRGAKLDY
- the LOC105155180 gene encoding protein SPEAR1-like isoform X3 codes for the protein MGSNYYGEGNPGNERGSGFSSSSSSSSSSRKGKKGSSDKPKQPQRGLGVAQLEKIRLHSQLGSNYLPPVHNPYAPSFSQMGLPDLDRTNIRYGDTQSSSTISRWHSGNAGLGTQHFVEPSLTTRPFFQPTIEGSINKNKQDGNNPMGSSSQNTESSSSEDIDLELRLSL
- the LOC105155180 gene encoding protein SPEAR3-like isoform X1 gives rise to the protein MGSNYYGEGNPGNERGSGFSSSSSSSSSSRKGKKGSSDKPKQPQRGLGVAQLEKIRLHSQLGSNYLPPVHNPYAPSFSQEDIRLQTAYSSSSSSLSHSSSSSPSNYGFRGPHAVVMGLPDLDRTNIRYGDTQSSSTISRWHSGNAGLGTQHFVEPSLTTRPFFQPTIEGSINKNKQDGNNPMGSSSQNTESSSSEDIDLELRLSL